Genomic DNA from Schistocerca americana isolate TAMUIC-IGC-003095 chromosome 6, iqSchAmer2.1, whole genome shotgun sequence:
tatttcagGACAATTTATGTCCCTTGTTTATTGACTAATGTATGAAACGCAAAGAAACAACGACTTTTTCGTTGAAagagtagaaaaataattaaagaaacaaacatagtCCTTAAAACGTAGctaacttataaattatagagtgcaactgtcagtcgtcctttttttaaattttattacgtaAATCTAAATTTCGGCTAGTggttagccattctcaatgcaccatTTCCTATTATTGATtcaagtccctgttgttcgggcgtcattgagaatggctagccactagccgaaatctggatttccgtaataaaatctaaaaaagacaACTGATtcctgcactctataatttataagccacataacagtcgctgagtgcactcctttttcgaatggaaggtaacctgacgtaACTAACTGTTACGGTTTCTAACCGCTTGGAGTACTATCAGGCGTTAACTGTCTAACTTTCGCATACGTGACTGGCGACAGTTTGTTCACACGTTACAGCCATTCTCTGGCGAAAGGCTTCCAATTCTGCATGTTGGAGGCGCTTATTTACAAACTCTGTGGAAGCACTGAAGCAGTATTACTTTTTACGCTTTTACGGTGCGGTAGAGTAAAGAAATCGTGAGTGCATCGTGTGGAATTTCAAGCTTGAAactaaagtgaagtaattatgggagaccgatacaatattcacagtcaactaGAACATTTGCAGTCAAAATATATTGGCACTGGTCACGCCGATACGACCAAATTTGAATGGTTGGTGAACCAACATCGAGATTCTTATGCTTCGTATATGGGACACTGTGATCTTCTTAACTTTTTTGCTATCAGTGAAAATGAAGCGAAAGCTAGAGTGAGATTTAACTTGATGGAGAAGATGTTGCAGCCTTGCGGCCCACCACCTGAGAAGCCAGAAGACTGAAATATGTTGATTCGTTCCCGACACAATTTGAGACAATGTTTGGGCTCGGAGGTTTTTAATCCTCTAAGCGAGAGAGCTATACATTTAGAATTTGTAGTTTTGTACCACTTGTGCCCATTGGTGGAACAGTGTATtgacgtaattaaaaaaaaaaaaattaagaaagatcCACTTAACAGTTTCGCATGTCTAATCAGAAATGCTTTTGTAGATAGCTACTAATTCATAAAACAATTTAATTTCAACTGTAGCTTTATTTCGACATAGCCAAAACACGGGCACAGTGAAAAAATTAAGTTTATTTGTGTTTGTCTTTTGCAATCAGTTCCATAAGATGTAAAGAAAAAGAAGATAAGTAACATACGTTGATTAGTGCGAATAACTGaagatgtaactcagcagttataGTTGACTATGGTATGCAAACTTTCGTTAGTTATTTAAAAGCTAATGCAAACATTTTCAACCATTCCAAATActttaatacatttttaaaatatttgtagttAAGTAGCATAACGTTACTCTTTATTAGTAATGGTTTGATTGATCTGTCTTTCATGATTAGACACATAGTACATTACACAGAACAATAGTGAGGAGAACCTTTTGAATGCAGGAATTTTAAACTAAAACTGATATATTTAGATTTATTGCCCAATTCACAGACTACAGAAATGGGTCTGTTTGAAAGTATTTGTTTACAAATTTATATAATTGCTAATAACATGTGATTAGTGTAAAATATTCCTCAGTTGATGTAGCCAAGGTCCGTCTAAAGAAACTGATTACAGTGATACATTTACTGATCTTGTGATGGCATTTAAAATGTGCAGTCAATGAAAGGACTTAAATAAAGGAATGTAAGGCTATACTAAATTCTTGCTCAAACTAGTGGGTACTTGTTTACCACCAATAAATTGAGGCTCTTATTATCCTGTATTTTATTAGAAACTGAACTTTTTACAGTTGTTGGTATATTAATGACTGTGTATTTCTGAATAATGGACATTTTGTAAACCTCAGTAAATGCCTTTTGTCTTTGTGCAGATTGTTGCTCTTGGTAGTATTGAATTTGGCTTTTGAGCTAGTTACAAAAAGGGATATATTATTTTAAAAgatcagttgtaaataaatagaaTGCTTTTAAGGCACCCAGTTCTGAGACTTAAGCTTGAGTATTTTTTAATTTACTAGATGACAATTTCGTAATGCATGCTTTTGGACTCTCAAGCCCGTAGCTTTGCTTGAGGTGGTACCTGAAAATATTACACAGTAAGAAATTATGAACAGAAAATAGGGcaacttttctaattttttatgtTGCGCAAGTCTGATATTTGCATTGCAATAATAGCCTAGACCTATATTTCAACAGGGTAAAAGTGCACATAGTGCCCACAGCTTTTGTGTTCTATGCTGCTATTGGTAACCGTTCATGTGATGAATGATGGGAAGTGATCACAAGGACTCATGAATTTAATAGAATATAAGTTCATTGTCTTGTCACATGCAATTTGAAGCCATTGATTTAATGTACAGGAGACTTGTCAAAACACAAAAAttggtttacaattttccttatagGCCTAATATCAGTAATATAATATAATGTACTGTATAATTAATTAAGCAATTaacaatttttcttcaaaaataacaaacttttaaaaatcaaCAGACCTAAGtacttgctctctcctgctcaaagtttcaagttgttcttgaattcttctaatgaatagtaACATCTCTGCACAAATTTCTCATATTAGGTTTTTTTCAGTGTTCctaaatt
This window encodes:
- the LOC124619498 gene encoding splicing factor 3B subunit 5, which produces MGDRYNIHSQLEHLQSKYIGTGHADTTKFEWLVNQHRDSYASYMGHCDLLNFFAISENEAKARVRFNLMEKMLQPCGPPPEKPED